In Comamonadaceae bacterium OS-1, a single window of DNA contains:
- the uacT gene encoding uric acid transporter UacT: MPPALPDPVEERLPATQLTALGLQHVLVMYAGAVAVPLIVGRALKLSPEQVGMLISADLFCCGLVTLIQALGATQWFGIKLPVMMGVTFASVAPMVAMANSHPGLEGAGLVFGSIIGAGVVSILIAPLVSRLLRFFPPVVTGTIIAVIGISLMRVGINWIFGNPFGPTAPSVVNPDHAQWLANAAAVATAPGSPLPPVPAGLAIAPSVPNPRYADLTGVGIAALVLVTILLIAKHAKGFFANISVLLGIVVGGVVSTALGLMTFEKVGKAAWFDLVLPFEIALPIFDPMLILTMSLVMVVVMIESTGMFLALGDMTGRRVDQAALTRGLRTDGLGTLIGGIFNTFPYTSFSQNVGLVAVTGVKSRFVCVAGGLLLIVLGLLPKMAALVESLPTVVLGGAGLVMFGMVAATGIRILGGVDFKTNRFNALIVAISIGIGMVPLIAPNFKQWMPHSLHSLIESGILLASIAAVALNLYFNGAKGGAEEAIAAAKMADAH, from the coding sequence ATGCCGCCCGCCCTGCCAGACCCCGTAGAAGAACGCCTGCCCGCCACGCAACTCACCGCCCTGGGGCTGCAGCACGTGCTGGTGATGTATGCCGGTGCGGTGGCCGTCCCGTTGATTGTGGGCCGCGCGCTCAAGCTCAGCCCGGAGCAGGTGGGCATGTTGATTTCGGCCGATCTGTTTTGCTGCGGCCTGGTCACGCTGATCCAGGCGCTGGGGGCTACGCAGTGGTTTGGCATCAAGTTGCCGGTGATGATGGGCGTGACCTTTGCGTCGGTGGCACCCATGGTGGCCATGGCCAACAGCCACCCCGGGCTGGAGGGCGCGGGCCTGGTGTTTGGCTCCATCATCGGCGCGGGCGTGGTGTCCATCCTGATTGCGCCGCTGGTGAGCCGCCTGCTGCGGTTTTTTCCGCCGGTGGTCACGGGCACCATCATCGCGGTGATTGGCATCAGCCTGATGCGCGTGGGCATCAACTGGATTTTTGGCAACCCGTTTGGCCCCACCGCGCCCAGCGTGGTGAACCCCGACCACGCGCAGTGGCTGGCCAACGCCGCCGCCGTGGCCACCGCGCCCGGCTCGCCCCTGCCGCCGGTGCCTGCAGGCTTGGCTATTGCGCCCAGCGTGCCCAACCCCAGGTACGCCGACCTCACCGGCGTGGGCATTGCCGCCCTGGTGCTGGTGACGATTTTGCTGATCGCCAAGCACGCCAAGGGCTTTTTTGCCAACATCTCGGTGCTGCTCGGGATCGTGGTGGGCGGTGTGGTGTCTACCGCGCTGGGGCTGATGACGTTTGAAAAAGTCGGCAAGGCCGCGTGGTTTGACCTGGTGCTGCCGTTCGAGATTGCGCTGCCTATCTTCGACCCGATGCTGATCCTGACCATGTCGCTGGTGATGGTGGTGGTGATGATCGAATCCACCGGCATGTTTTTGGCGCTGGGCGACATGACCGGCCGCCGGGTGGACCAGGCGGCGCTGACCCGGGGCCTGCGCACCGACGGCCTGGGCACGCTGATCGGCGGCATCTTCAACACCTTCCCCTACACCAGTTTTTCGCAAAATGTGGGCCTGGTGGCGGTAACCGGGGTGAAGAGCCGTTTTGTCTGCGTGGCCGGGGGCTTGCTGCTGATCGTGCTGGGCCTGCTGCCCAAGATGGCGGCGCTGGTGGAGTCGCTGCCCACCGTGGTGCTGGGCGGTGCAGGGCTGGTGATGTTTGGCATGGTGGCCGCCACCGGCATCCGCATCCTGGGCGGGGTGGACTTCAAAACCAACCGCTTCAACGCGCTGATCGTGGCCATTTCCATCGGCATCGGCATGGTGCCGCTGATTGCGCCCAACTTCAAACAGTGGATGCCGCACAGCCTGCATTCGCTGATCGAATCCGGCATCTTGCTGGCCTCCATCGCCGCGGTGGCGCTGAACCTGTATTTCAACGGTGCCAAGGGCGGAGCCGAAGAGGCCATCGCCGCCGCCAAAATGGCCGACGCGCATTGA
- a CDS encoding putative FAD-linked oxidoreductase has product MTTSILEDRPQVLSRRAEVASALAAALPRHAILSRTEDTTPYECDGLTAYRAQPLVVVLPETEAQVEAVLQICHRLKVPIVARGAGTGLSGGAMPHTLGVTLSLAKFNRILDVDPLACTATVQCGVRNLAISEAAAPHGLYYAPDPSSQIACTIGGNVAENSGGVHCLKYGLTLHNVLRVRGFTVEGEAVEFGSEALDVPGLDLLPLIIGSEGMLAVTTEVTVKLIPKPQIARCIMASFDTVEAAGNAVASVIAAGIIPAGLELMDKRMTAAVEDFVHAGYDLDAAAILLCESDGTLEEVEEEIAHMRSVLEANGASGIAISRDEAQRLKFWSGRKNAFPASGRISPDYMCMDSTIPRKKLAEILRAIEAMEQQYGLACANVFHAGDGNLHPLILFDANDPDQMHRCELFGADILETSVRLGGTVTGEHGVGVEKLNSMCVQFSAPEREQMFAVKRAFDPVELLNPGKVIPTLQRCAEYGKLTVLRGLLPFPHLPRF; this is encoded by the coding sequence ATGACCACCTCTATCCTCGAAGACCGCCCCCAGGTGCTCAGCCGCCGAGCCGAGGTCGCCAGCGCCCTGGCCGCCGCCCTGCCTCGCCACGCCATCCTGTCGCGCACCGAAGACACCACACCCTACGAGTGCGACGGCCTGACCGCCTACCGCGCCCAGCCGCTGGTGGTGGTGCTGCCCGAAACCGAGGCCCAGGTGGAGGCGGTGCTGCAGATTTGCCACCGTTTGAAAGTGCCCATCGTGGCCCGGGGCGCGGGCACGGGTTTGTCGGGCGGGGCCATGCCGCACACCCTGGGCGTGACGCTGTCGCTGGCCAAGTTCAACCGCATCCTGGATGTGGACCCGCTGGCCTGCACCGCCACCGTGCAGTGCGGCGTGCGCAACCTGGCCATCAGCGAGGCGGCAGCGCCCCACGGCCTGTACTACGCCCCCGACCCCAGCAGCCAGATCGCCTGCACCATCGGCGGCAACGTGGCCGAAAACTCCGGCGGCGTGCACTGCCTGAAATACGGCCTCACCCTGCACAACGTGTTGCGGGTGCGCGGCTTCACCGTGGAGGGCGAGGCGGTAGAGTTTGGATCGGAAGCGCTGGACGTGCCCGGCCTGGACCTGCTGCCGCTCATCATCGGCAGCGAAGGCATGCTGGCCGTGACCACCGAGGTCACCGTCAAGCTCATCCCCAAGCCGCAAATCGCCCGCTGCATCATGGCCAGCTTTGACACGGTAGAGGCTGCGGGCAACGCCGTGGCCAGCGTGATCGCCGCAGGCATCATCCCCGCCGGGCTGGAGCTGATGGACAAGCGCATGACCGCCGCCGTGGAAGACTTTGTGCACGCCGGCTACGACCTGGATGCCGCCGCCATCCTGCTGTGCGAAAGCGACGGCACCCTGGAAGAGGTGGAAGAAGAAATTGCCCATATGCGCAGCGTGCTGGAGGCCAATGGCGCATCGGGCATCGCCATCAGCCGCGACGAAGCCCAGCGCCTGAAGTTCTGGAGCGGCCGCAAAAACGCCTTTCCGGCCTCGGGCCGCATCAGCCCCGACTACATGTGCATGGACTCCACCATTCCGCGCAAAAAGCTGGCCGAAATTTTGCGCGCCATCGAGGCCATGGAACAGCAGTACGGCCTGGCCTGCGCCAATGTGTTCCACGCGGGCGATGGCAATCTGCACCCGCTGATCTTGTTCGATGCCAACGACCCCGACCAGATGCACCGCTGCGAACTGTTTGGCGCCGACATTCTGGAAACCAGCGTGCGCCTGGGCGGCACCGTCACCGGAGAGCACGGCGTGGGCGTGGAAAAGCTCAACTCCATGTGCGTGCAGTTCAGCGCCCCCGAGCGGGAGCAGATGTTTGCCGTCAAACGCGCCTTCGACCCGGTAGAGCTGCTGAATCCCGGCAAGGTCATCCCTACGCTGCAGCGCTGCGCCGAATACGGCAAGCTCACCGTGCTGCGCGGCCTGCTGCCCTTCCCCCATTTGCCAAGGTTCTGA